A DNA window from Bacteroides cellulosilyticus contains the following coding sequences:
- a CDS encoding BlaI/MecI/CopY family transcriptional regulator has product MKGLTAKEEEIMGFFWEKGPLFVKEMLAFYEEPKPHFNTLSTIVRGLEEKGFLAHKTYGNTYQYYAVVNRDDFSKGTLKKVISKYFNNSYLSAVSSLVKEEDISLDDLKQLIAEVEKGTK; this is encoded by the coding sequence ATGAAAGGATTGACTGCGAAAGAAGAAGAAATCATGGGATTTTTCTGGGAGAAAGGTCCGCTGTTTGTGAAGGAGATGCTGGCTTTCTATGAAGAACCGAAACCGCATTTCAATACTTTATCCACGATTGTAAGGGGCCTGGAAGAGAAAGGTTTCCTGGCACATAAGACGTATGGCAATACGTACCAATATTATGCGGTGGTGAATAGGGACGATTTCAGCAAAGGAACGTTGAAGAAGGTAATCAGCAAGTACTTTAATAATTCGTATCTCAGTGCAGTGTCGTCTTTGGTAAAAGAGGAGGATATTTCGCTGGACGACCTGAAGCAACTGATTGCCGAAGTGGAGAAAGGAACAAAATAG
- a CDS encoding TlpA family protein disulfide reductase codes for MKNIAITCLVLVAVCVGLQAKKTVKAPYFMAASSNQLEIEKVTLGKDTTWVDAKIYTISGDDVRIDSTTVLQVAGKRYAYLGGDGFSKGLWTRVPASGELSVTLKFEPLPMDAESFDFMEMPDADDKGWCIYGVRLDGKKPAIGVPEKLLDQQLDYSLPLPEPELKNGKTVIRGQILGYNPRYGTTLNFNCADWLFFDVFGQSIPIAEDGSFRYETNLMLPGDATLRVGKKRFELFLVPGGELVVTLNLPAIFWSETRLFKKKENGQLVWFEGTYAGLNTELAKYGSLMNIYSADNFYENICGITPNQYKKYVTKIYEKYREDILRNKSLSDAAHIFLITKLEMSYFFAIKGYKSNISYAPMISGKKGVKRADMTVDENYYDEILKLDFIHSPNIRYGSYPDFVRVATGDFKGKFEPEPIWEDILRAKPLGDALARMKPLSEEQLLTLDSIAETEIKKALNIRNQKIVDLLAESAKKTGYTICQLDTAVTADNLIATITRPYRGKVVLIDMWNTWCGPCIRAMKSLQLVKEELKDVVYVYVADESSPEGKWKITIPDIHGMHYRITNEQSSAMGKLYEYPGIPTYFIVDREGNIAYKVTGFPGAEVIKKELSKL; via the coding sequence ATGAAAAACATTGCGATAACTTGTTTGGTTCTGGTAGCTGTCTGCGTAGGTTTACAGGCAAAGAAAACAGTGAAAGCACCTTATTTCATGGCAGCTAGCAGTAACCAGCTTGAAATAGAGAAAGTGACGTTGGGCAAGGATACAACGTGGGTGGATGCAAAAATATACACGATCTCGGGCGACGATGTGAGAATAGATTCGACAACGGTTTTGCAGGTTGCCGGAAAAAGATATGCATATTTGGGTGGCGATGGCTTCTCTAAAGGATTGTGGACACGAGTGCCGGCTTCGGGTGAGTTGTCCGTGACGTTGAAATTTGAACCACTCCCTATGGATGCGGAAAGTTTCGATTTCATGGAAATGCCGGATGCGGATGATAAGGGTTGGTGTATATACGGGGTGCGTCTGGACGGGAAAAAGCCTGCTATCGGAGTACCTGAGAAACTTCTGGACCAGCAGTTGGATTACTCCCTGCCTTTGCCTGAGCCTGAACTGAAGAATGGAAAGACAGTGATACGCGGGCAGATATTGGGATATAATCCGAGATATGGAACCACTTTGAATTTTAATTGTGCGGACTGGTTGTTTTTTGACGTGTTCGGACAATCAATCCCAATAGCCGAAGACGGTAGTTTCCGCTATGAGACTAATCTGATGTTGCCCGGTGATGCAACTTTACGGGTCGGGAAAAAGCGTTTTGAATTATTTCTTGTCCCGGGTGGTGAACTTGTAGTGACTTTGAATCTGCCGGCGATTTTTTGGTCGGAGACACGTCTGTTCAAAAAGAAAGAGAATGGACAACTTGTTTGGTTTGAGGGGACTTATGCCGGATTGAATACGGAACTGGCTAAATATGGCTCATTGATGAATATCTACAGTGCCGATAATTTCTATGAAAATATCTGTGGAATTACTCCTAATCAGTATAAGAAATATGTGACTAAGATTTACGAAAAATATCGTGAGGACATATTAAGGAATAAGTCGTTGAGCGATGCTGCACATATTTTCCTGATAACTAAACTGGAAATGTCGTATTTCTTTGCCATCAAGGGATATAAAAGTAACATCAGTTATGCCCCGATGATTAGCGGAAAGAAAGGGGTGAAGCGGGCAGATATGACAGTGGATGAAAACTATTATGATGAAATCCTGAAACTGGATTTTATTCATTCGCCTAATATCCGTTATGGTAGTTATCCGGACTTTGTCCGTGTGGCTACCGGAGATTTTAAAGGAAAGTTTGAACCGGAGCCTATCTGGGAGGATATTTTGCGTGCAAAGCCTTTAGGGGATGCTCTTGCCCGGATGAAGCCGTTGAGTGAGGAGCAACTGTTGACTTTGGATAGTATTGCCGAGACGGAGATAAAGAAAGCTCTGAATATCCGGAATCAAAAAATAGTAGATTTGCTTGCGGAGAGTGCAAAGAAAACCGGTTATACCATTTGCCAACTGGATACCGCAGTTACGGCAGATAACCTTATAGCTACTATCACCCGCCCCTATCGTGGAAAAGTGGTATTGATAGATATGTGGAATACCTGGTGTGGACCCTGCATAAGGGCAATGAAGAGCTTACAGCTGGTTAAGGAAGAATTGAAAGATGTGGTGTATGTGTATGTGGCGGATGAATCTTCGCCCGAAGGAAAGTGGAAAATCACGATACCTGATATTCACGGTATGCATTACCGGATTACCAATGAACAGAGTTCCGCTATGGGAAAACTGTATGAGTATCCCGGAATACCTACTTATTTCATTGTAGACCGGGAAGGAAATATTGCATATAAAGTTACCGGTTTCCCCGGAGCAGAAGTGATAAAAAAAGAATTGAGTAAATTATAA